Proteins from a single region of Cystobacter fuscus DSM 2262:
- a CDS encoding class I SAM-dependent methyltransferase, producing the protein MAHQHSDPSVHHIVPGFGADRAVHYDTQASVTLAGVQAMYELGVSALTAQLDGQDAASLLFVGVGTGAELTPYTRFDVPGWRFTGIDPSEAMLAVARKRLEAEGLLSRTHLHVGELHTLPPGPPFDGAQMMGVLHHVEGEEARLALLREVTRRLKPGAPLVLGCRVGMDPELMNVELRRWRAYGLPPESLEHRRQAFAKMRPIESDAALFAMFAKVGLVAPRPIFVSIQYKVFLARFEPGATS; encoded by the coding sequence ACGACACCCAGGCGTCCGTCACCCTCGCCGGTGTCCAGGCGATGTACGAGCTCGGCGTGAGCGCGCTGACCGCCCAGCTCGACGGCCAGGACGCGGCGTCGCTGCTCTTCGTGGGAGTGGGCACGGGCGCGGAGTTGACGCCCTACACCCGCTTCGACGTGCCGGGCTGGCGCTTCACGGGCATCGATCCCTCCGAGGCCATGCTCGCCGTCGCCCGCAAGCGGCTGGAAGCCGAGGGGTTGCTCTCCCGGACGCACCTGCACGTGGGCGAGCTGCACACCCTGCCCCCCGGGCCTCCATTCGACGGCGCGCAGATGATGGGGGTGCTGCACCACGTGGAGGGCGAGGAGGCCCGGCTCGCGCTGCTGCGTGAGGTGACCCGGCGGCTCAAGCCCGGAGCCCCCCTCGTCCTGGGCTGCCGCGTCGGCATGGACCCCGAGCTGATGAACGTGGAGCTGCGGCGGTGGCGGGCGTATGGCCTCCCCCCGGAGTCGCTGGAGCATCGGCGCCAGGCCTTCGCGAAGATGCGGCCCATCGAGTCCGATGCCGCCTTGTTCGCGATGTTCGCCAAGGTGGGACTGGTGGCGCCGAGACCGATCTTCGTCTCGATCCAGTACAAGGTCTTCCTCGCGCGCTTCGAGCCCGGGGCCACGAGCTGA
- a CDS encoding enoyl-CoA hydratase-related protein, whose amino-acid sequence MAEFKVDARGPIEIWTIDGEGRRNAISRAMLAELEALVGRVSQGHDTRAVIITGAGDKAFCAGADLKERSTMSEPEVRAFLDGLRRTLRAIEKSDCVFIAALNGAAFGGGTELALACDLRVAAPAAELGLTEVKLGIIPGGGGTQRLTRLVGPGRAKDLILTGRRLNAAEAFSIGLVGRLAPEGHLLDTAYSLAESIVENAPLAVATAKHAIDEGVSLELDAALALELRHYETVLATEDRLEGLKAFAEKRKPVYKGR is encoded by the coding sequence ATGGCGGAGTTCAAGGTCGACGCACGCGGGCCCATCGAGATCTGGACCATTGACGGCGAGGGGCGACGCAACGCCATCAGCCGGGCGATGCTGGCGGAGCTGGAGGCGCTGGTGGGCCGGGTGTCTCAGGGGCACGACACGCGCGCGGTGATCATCACCGGGGCGGGGGACAAGGCCTTCTGCGCGGGGGCGGACCTCAAGGAGCGGAGCACCATGAGCGAGCCCGAGGTGCGCGCCTTCCTGGACGGGTTGCGGCGCACCTTGCGGGCGATCGAGAAGAGCGATTGCGTGTTCATCGCGGCGCTCAACGGGGCGGCGTTCGGCGGGGGTACGGAGCTGGCGCTCGCGTGTGACCTGCGGGTGGCGGCGCCCGCGGCCGAGCTGGGGCTCACCGAGGTGAAGCTGGGCATCATCCCCGGCGGAGGCGGGACGCAGCGGCTCACGCGGCTGGTGGGCCCCGGGCGGGCCAAGGATCTCATCCTCACCGGGCGGCGGCTCAACGCGGCGGAGGCCTTCAGCATCGGGCTCGTGGGCCGGCTGGCGCCCGAGGGGCACCTGTTGGACACGGCGTATTCGCTCGCGGAGAGCATCGTGGAGAACGCGCCGCTGGCGGTGGCCACGGCCAAGCACGCCATCGACGAGGGCGTGTCGCTGGAGCTGGACGCGGCGCTCGCGCTGGAGCTGCGGCACTACGAGACGGTGCTCGCCACCGAGGACCGGCTCGAGGGCCTCAAGGCCTTCGCCGAGAAGCGCAAGCCCGTCTATAAGGGCCGCTGA